The Neofelis nebulosa isolate mNeoNeb1 chromosome 1, mNeoNeb1.pri, whole genome shotgun sequence sequence GTGTATAAGGGGGTGTATGCGGGTTTGGGGCATCTCTCGCTTGTTCcaggttccagcctctgctgGTATCTCCAGCTCTCTCCACATCTTACCCGAGTGATTCTGGTCTGATCTCTGCGCTCCCCCACGCCAGCCTTGGGCAGGAGGCTGCTGAGGGTTCAGCGTGCACCCGGAGGGGGTGCACAGTGCCCTGTGCTGACGAGAGTTTAGAAGCGACTTTCACATGTCACCATCTAGAGCTACCTTTTCCTCCATCCTTTCACCACTTCTGACATCAGATGTGCGGTGGTGTTCCCACACCAAGTAATTCTCCAATTCTCGGTGGATGCTGAGTAGACGTCCTAGAATTTAGCTGGACTCTGACGCTGGCTGCTGGAGTTAGTgcagacctccccccccccccccgaccaaggttaagggctcagtcccacaaggctGCCCCAGTTCAGATGTGGGTCCCAAGTCCCAGGTTGCATCTGTACTCCTCACTGACTCGCTGTTCACTGGGGGCTCCTACAACCTCCTCTCCggttttgataatttgctagaacagcttaCAGAACTCACTAAAGTGTTTTACTTAGTATTACTGATTTGTTACGAAGGACACAAACGAACAGCCCCCAGAGGAGATACACAGGGCAAAGTCTGGAAGGGTCCTGAGCACAGGGCATCTGTCCCCGTATAGAATACAGGATGAGTCGCACTCCCCCCATATGGACGCGTTCTTGTTCACCAACATGGACGTTCTCTGAATCTCTTCAGTCAAGACTTTTATAGAGGTTTCATTACATAGGCGTTATTGATGAACTCACTGGCCATCagtgattgaactcaatctctcccctcccccggaggtgaggggatggggtcgaaagttccaaccctctaatcacttgGTCGGCTCCCTGGCAACTGACCCGTATCCGTAGGGATTTTCCAAAAGTCCcgtcattaacataaactcaggtgtggtcGAAAGGGACTTGTTATGAATCCTAAAAAACACTCATCTTTATGGATCTGGGTTATTTCAGGAACTGGGCACAAAACCCAAATATTAGAACAGAAGATGCTTCTAGTACTCTATCatttaggaaattacaagggttttaggagttctgtgccaggaactgggaacaagacccaactatatatttttcttatatcatCATAGCACACTGTCCTAAAACTTTATATACACATGCAGCCACATAGACTTCCATCCCCTTTGTCCTTCCTGGTTTGGGAAGGAGATAGGATTGGGGACCCCTTAGgttgatttgatttttatcctGAATCAAAGAAATCTTCTCTCCGTGAGAGGAATTCTGCCCTATTTCTGGGCCAACTGACTCAAAAGGCcaccagcttttaaaaataacggggcacctgggtggctcagtcggttaagcgtccgacttcagctcaggtcacgatctcgcggtccgtgagttcgagccccgcgtcgggctctgggctgatggctcagagcctggagcctgcttccgattctgtgtctccctctctctctgcccttcccctgttcatgctctgtctctctctgtctcaaaaataaacgttaaaaaaaaaaaatttaaaaataacatgaaaaaacattCTGCTTGTGACACTAGGCACCCAATGTCGTGGGGGTTACCCTACCACTTTGTAAACGGAGTGGGATGGGGTCAGCGCAAGCCTGGAGGGAACCCCGAAAGTAGACATTTACTCCTTTCTGATAAATCCTCATGGTGCCTTCAGTCTGTTTAGcgttgtgttattttttttaaagcttgcttGTAGATAATGGTTAGGAGCTGGGCTTTCAGTGTGAGTAATTTAGAGACCGTTAGATGCTTCTGAGCAGAGAAGGGATGTGCCCTGACTTAGATTTTGAAAGGACCTCTCAGGTTGCTGTGCATGACTGTGTCGCCTGGGTCGAGGAGGCTGCTAGTCAGGGGCTGCTTTGGAACTGCACGCGAGAGAATTGTTGCTGGCTTGGCCGGGTTGGAGATGGCCGGGGTGGTAAGAAGCTGTCGGATTACGGGTATGTTGGAAGGCAGAAACAGTAAGTTCCGCTGTAGATTGGATGTCGAATATGAGaaaaggagtcaaggatgactcccaGAGTTTTGGCCTGAGTGGAGCTGGGGAAAAaaggcaggaggagcagggggtTGGTTTGGTAATGCGTCCACGGTGTGTCTGTGGTGCCTATGGCATGTCCAAGTGGAGGTGGAAGAGGCCGTTGTGTCTGAGATGGGAATTCAGTAGTGGtagggagggtggtggtggtggaaggcGGGAGCGCCAGAAGGGACAGGTGGCTTAAGGATCACCACCCCCCTAACCCTCCGTGCACGTGCACACAATTAACAGGAAAAGTAAACGGGGAGAATCACGCTTGGGCCGAGAAGGGGCTTCGGAGAGTATCTAGCAGacgggggaaactgaggcccaaagagtaCAGGCGCTTTTCTCCAGGTCACCCTGCAGGTTAGTGACGGAGTGAGACAGAGCGCGTTCTCTGGGCCCCAGGCCCCTGCTCTTTCTGAGCACGTGGCCTACAGCTCCAGAATTCGAAGGCGGCTGTGTGGTGGACAGAAGGCAGGGTGGGCTGAGGCTGGATGACTCCCAGTTTTGTGTTCCTCCAGGTCACCATTCTCGTCAGCCTGGCCCTCGCTTTCCTCGCCTGCATCGTGTTCCTGGTGGTTTACAAAGCCTTCACCTATGACCACAGCTGCCCAGAGGGATTTGTCTATAAGGTAAGGGGCTTCTGGCAGGTGAGTGGCCCCCAGGTGACTGCCAGCTTCAGTCAGAGGGTTAATCAAGCTCACCCAAATTCAGGCAACCTCCCTGCAGACTGTTTAAAATGGAAGATGCGTCACACAAGGAGTTTCACGAAGGACTTGGCTTCCTTCCGGCAGGCCGTAGAGTTCTTCCTCCCAGATAGTGCTCTCCAGAGTCAGGAGTCTGGAGGTGGTCCAACTTTGGGGTGCAGGCCGGCGGTCAGGGAGAGCTCACTCCTGCTTGAGATAGGCTGGTCCCTCTACAGAAAGCTCGGCCCTGGCACCAGTCTTCCCGGTTTGATGTCTGATTCCCAGGTCCCGTGGTGGCCCCGTAGAGATGTGAGCACAGGGGGTGGGTGCTTTTGAGGTCTCCCTGAGTCCTACTGGTGGGCCCTTTGCCCTGCACCCCGCTCTGGGCTCCTTCCCTTGAAAAACCAAACCAGCTACGTGGCTTTAGGGCATCTCCtcgcccctctgagcctcagttctcttGCCTGCAAAATGGGCTCTGGGAATACCTGCCCCCAGGATTTTTGTGAGGCCTTAAAGGAGAGAATTTAGGTAAAACCAGTTAGCAAAGGACCTGTTAGATGATGGGCTCTCGACAAATATTAGTTACACTAAAGACAGAATCTGCTTTACAGCAAAATCAGgtgatagaaatatttataaattgccATTTACCGAGTACCTATTATAAGTCACACCCTTTCTTAGCTATTTGCATAAACATTACCTGAGTTGTAATGTGGCCTGGCCCAGGCCAGGTGACATCGCTTGCCCTCTGGCTGAGAACCCTATGTGGCGATGGCCCCCAGATGGGGGGACCCCGGCGTAGGTTGGGTTGGAAGCAGTCTGCTGAGCTCCCcctgactctgtgtctctcatccTCAGCACAAGCGCTGTATCCCGGCCTCTCTGGATGCTTACTACTCATCCCAGGACCCCAATTCCAGAAGCCGCTTCTACACGGTCATCAGCCACTACAGTGTGGCCAAGCAGAGCACTGCTCGGGCCATCGGGCCATGGCTGTCGGCGGCTGCTGTCATCCATGAGCCCAAGCCGCCCAAGACCCAGGGCCATTAGAGGCCCACCCCCAGCCAGAatggggggtgtggagggggacCCCCCATTGGCTAAGCCAAGCTCCAGTTACAAGACACCACTGTACTCCTGGgatatgggggtgggggcggggccggggtgggTAGGGGGGGGAACTCACCGAAAATATCGTGCACTGGAGTTGTCTGAATCgatatttctttttgtcttttggtaTTGTTGATTCGTCCCCAAGTCAGGATTATGTACAAAGGCATGTTTCGTGTTGATTGTTCCCATGTAAGATATTTTCAAAGCCACTGCTTATTACTTGttaggaaaatttaaaaacaggaaaggaaacaaaatgaacagaaaaagagTCAACTGGCTGGATCTGGAAGACGCTGACGGGCCGtaaagagcacagactctgggaTTCTTAGCAGAGAAACTGTAGTTTCAGCATGGGGTTTGGAAGGTACTGAAAATGTGAGTGATGCAGGCTGGGGCTGTGTGGCTGGCCTCTGGTCTGCAGGAGAGGACTATGGGAAGTTAGCACCGGCCTAGCTGGAGAGAAGGGCTGATTTCGGCATTGGTAAGCCCGGAACACACACGACCCAAAGTAAGGAGCTCCCACCACTGGTGTGTTTGGCCAAATTAGCACAAAGTGTCCATATGGGAATCTAAGCTAGGGCTCGGGCTGACCCAGGGAGCCCGGGGATGGATACAAGCAAACTCTGAGCAGCAGGCAGACGTTCTCTGTCTTTTTCTAGTGTTTCTAGATCTACACGTGGGTACTGCCTATGTTTAAGAGACAGCAAGggtggagaggagaagagaggagaggagaggagaggagaggagaggagaggagaggagaggagaggctgcGGGAAAAAAGAAGGCACAGGACAGGCAGATATAACATTCGGCCAACCTagaccacattttaaaatttgtgtttgttCTTCTTATGATAAGGGTCATAACCAGGAGCCTCAGGTGACAGCCAGGGAGACTTAAAGATGGGGGCTGCAGCAATGCCAAATCAGTCCTCAGAGAAGCTGAAAAATGTGGACCGTCTTTTGCCCACCTGTTGCACTGACAGCCGTTGGACAAGCACCCAAAGTCCCCGATCTAGTTTCAGAAGCTCCTGGCTAGGGGGGCAGCATCTGGCATTGGCCGGGCCTCCTGCTGCCTGGGACCACATCAGCCTGTGCCTACTCCCACCCAGCTCTCCTGCAAAGGGTTCCGGGAGGCCCATGCTGTGGGAGGTGGCTCCAGGGCCAGAACCGGCTGGGAGAGTTGGTTATTTGAGATGCAGTACCGTTTCCCCATGAAGCGGTGACAGGCCGTTTAACGGGCATTTTCTCCTGGCTTGCTATGTTGCCGAAATCTTCGTACCCAACAGCCGGGGAATAAGACTGGCGTAGCTCAAACTATCCTGCCAAACGCGATCATCTGACGTTCCTCCTCCCACCACATCCCCTCCAGTCACCTGTAAATTCATTTGTCATCGAAGCGGAATAACAAATTGTCCCTAGCAACACCGCTGAGCGCTTTATAATTTTGTGGTGTATTTTTGTCAGTAGGCAGCAGAGGCTGAAGTATTTTTTGGTGTAACTCTTGAACTTTTCTGACAGGAAACAAATAAAGATAGATGTGTCTGAAAAGTCTTGACCTCCCTTTGCAACTTTCTTTGTCTTCTGGCTCGGTGAGCctggttgggggagggaagaTGCTGGGGGCAGAGTGGGCTCTGGGGGCAGAGTATCCTGTTAGGCCGGGGCTGGAAATGGGCTGTGGGGGGAAATCTCGGGCAGGCGGGCCCGGAAATGATGCTATGGTCAGAAGCTGGGGCTAAGAGATACACCTGGTCCCTTGTCTTACAGTGCAGCGTCCTTCACCCCCTCAGTATCAGCTGAGCACCCCTGGAGGGCCAGGCTGTGCCGGACACGGGGCATTCAATGACGAATGATGCATAGTCACTGCCCTGACGTCTGGAGACAGACCCGGACATGGACACAGATATGGCACAAGGCGAGTTAAAGGATGCCACTGAGATAATACCATTGGCTGTTAGCCAACAGCTTGAGGAAGAAGGTGATGAGCGATCACTGGGGTCCTTTGCCTAATTAGCTTTAGGGTTTATTATAACCACGGCAGGGAGGAGCTGGtgacccccattttacagagaaagcgACTGAGGCTCGCTCCGAGGGATAAAGACCCTAGGGCCATAGCAGATGAGCTGAGATCCGAACCCAGGTGCGTGTGATTCCTTTGTCCCCGCCCCAGCCCGCTTTTGTAAGACCTTGAGCAGCCCTGTCAAGGTTATAGTTCATTCCCCCCAAAGTCAAGTCACAGCTATCACAAAAGCAAACTGGCTCATTCTCCGCTGGGGCTTGGCATCAGTGGGTAAGGTTAAGAACAGCCAACAcgtggggctcctggctggttcacCTGGTAGAACATGCAAATCTTGACGTCAGGGCTGTCAGTTGGAGCCCCAAGTAGGGTgtcgagattacttaaaaacaaaaaatcttaaggaaaaataaaagaatagccAGCACATGGATGCCCCTTGCTGCGTGCCGGGTGCTAAGCATGTCATATAACCCTCCACCAGCTCCATGAGGTAAGGACCCCCCATCGTTGATGTCACTGTCGCCATGCTGACATCATCCTCCCCACTTTGGGATGGAGGAATGTGGAGGCACGGAGCCGTGCAGCACCCTGTACCAGGCCATGGGGTTAAGAAATGACCGGGCCACGATTCTGACCCACAGGTTTTGGTACCGGGGTCTTAACCACGGTGCCCCTCGGCAGTAACTGCTCATCCCTGTACTTCGCTTGGTGGTTCATGGTTTGTGTTCACGGCTCTTCTCAAACTTGGATGACCAGATATTGGAGGGAGAGACCAGGATTGACTCTGGGCAGAGTTGGAAGCTGAGGCTCCCAGCCCATTGCTAACACTGGGGATTGGGGCCATTCATGCATGCCTGGTGGGATGGAGAAGGAAGATAGCAGGCCTCCTGCCTTTGGGGCTGCACAGGCTGCTGAGCTCCGGCATTAGACAACCCTACCTGCACCCACAGAGCCCTGGAATTCAGCCTCTGTTGAGGGCACCGTGAAGCCAGGGCAGGGATCTGGGCTGGCATCCCACTCATCGAGGCAGGCTGACCATATGGCCAACGTGTAAACACCCgctatttttttcaattacacAAAGTCAACTGAAGACTTAATGAACACATGTTCAAACATTCTGTCATAAATGGATTTGCCACTCCATCGCCTCAAAAAATAAGCCAAAGTCATCTTTTCTCTGGAATGAAGAGACTGTGAGTGTGTGActggaaagaagggagaggatgAGAGATAGGAGACGGGGGACAGACACTTCTGGTTTTAGGGGCAACCCTGGGGCCATGTGCTACTCTTGGTGGAGTCACAGCTTTCCCAACAGAACAAAAAGGAGGCTACCTAACTCCTCCCACAATACCTAAGGAATGGGGAGATTAGTTCTAGAACAGTTAACCAGAGGGGTTTGTCAGGGAAAAGCAGCTCTGGGTTTTGGAGGATGGGGTTTTGAGCACTGCTAGCTGATGGAGAGTTAGGGGAAGACAGGAAGTCATGATAAAACAGCACCTTGGTTCACAGAATAGCCTCCGTTTGTGGCTTTTGCACACTTTTTAACCTACTCACCGACATTGGGAACCGCTCCCTGGAGAGGCACACAGTTGACAGGAAGATAAGACAGAAGGGAAGGTGTGAAGAAAGGTGGAGGGGAGAGCGTGACAGTGTGGGTGTCAGTCAGGGGTCCTTGGGGGAACTGGCTCTAGAAGTAAGCCTTGAAGGACGAGTTGCATTTTGATGGTGAGAATTTATGAGTGTGGAGAGAAGACACCACTGAGCAGAGTGCTCCCCAGTAACAGGAAGAGCACCACAGAGGTGTAAGGGAGAGACAGCTCTGGGCTGCTCCTCACAAATGCTCCTGGGATGTCTCCTCCTTGCCTGTGCTGGATGCAAAGATTAAACACGCACAGGAAGTAGGGGCTGCTCCCCTGGGGCTCCCAacccaggctggggggggggggaggggaagggacaggcatGAAGAGACAATTGCTGCACCTTGGGGAGAGGCAGTGATGGCACCAGGATATTCCCAGCTGTCAGTCACTTCAGGAGACATTTAGGGAGACATACATTTTTCTGGAAAATCGAAAGACTACCTGTCAGAACTGCTGTTGATCAACTTatcctgctcccctcacccctaCATTGTGTTCTAATCTGACTGGGGCATCAcgtggaaggaagaggaggaggatgaggaggaggaggaggaggaggagaaggaagagaggaggaggaagaagaagaagaagaagaagaagaagaagaagaagaagaagaagaaagggaaggagaagaagaagaaagaaatccctGACAATTTTTCCAAGAAGCACACATCACCGTCTCTTTAGAAAAATAGAGCTCCTGAACAGTTGAGgcgggaaaaaaaaagactggtttcCATGGCAACATCAGTGTCGTTCCCCATAGATCAGACTCAAATCTGGCACAGCCGGGTGTTTATCTGATTCTGCCCTTTTGTCAGAAATGGTCTGTTTCTGAGAATCCAGACCCAGAGTTCATTAGTCAAAGTTGCCCTCAAAGATGGCCACCCCCTCTCCAGacactctctacctctctctctcttctctctttgtctttctctgtctctgcctctctgtctccttccaagGGAAGGATGTCCAGAGGCTGTGGACTGAATTGCTGTAATTTATATTTCAACTCAAGGTCCCTGGTGAGTGCTGTGTTGGGTGTGGGTGGGCATGTGGCAGAGGGGAAATGGAGTCCCTGGGAGGGGCGCTGCCCTTCCTGGATCTGTggccttcctccctctcatctTCAGCCTCCCCATCgttaaaatggagacaataatggTACCTAACTTAATTTGCCAGAActcaatgaaatatttaaagatttacCTATGAAGGGCATTCAACAAATTATAGCTACTTTATCTGGAATAACCTCCCCACtcagcctcagttccctcatttgtaaattggaaatatttataaataacccCTCCCCCTAGAAGATTGCTATGGCTTAAAATAGGGCAGTTCCGTGAAGTGCCCATAACACAGAAATTGGTTACCTCCCACCTGCCCTTAGGAAGTTCATGGGCACCGCCCCCTCCTTCCAGGCATCCTTTACATGATCACCCCAGATGCCTTAACACAGACCACatgtcctcattttcctcatgtcttccaataatttttttattaaaatgatttttgatgtttattttatttttgagagcgagggagagagagagagagggcaagtgggggaggagcagagagaaagggagacacagaatccaaaacaggctccaggctctaaaatgtcagcacagagcctgatgcagggcttgaactcatgaaccgtgagaccatgacctgagctgatgcttaactgactgagccacccaggtgtccctccgataacttttaatttataaattcagttacacaaatatatcattttaatgaTAACATTAATTTAGGCAATTTTGATCAAACTCTTTACatgtatcaagaaaaaaaataaccatcctacagattttattcagatttcacaaGTTTTCtactaaaattctttttctgtgccAGGATATGTTCCGGCACCCCATGTGGTATTTAGTTGTACCTTAGCCTCCATTGATTTGTGACAGTTCCTCAGTCTTACTGTCTTTCACAACCTTGATACTTTGAAGACTGcgggtcaggtattttgtagattgTCCTTCactttgggtttgtctgatgttttccatGGTTACATGGAGaatatggatttgggggaaggagggcacAGACGAAATCTCCTGTTTTCAGAGCAGCACATCAGGGGGTGGGTGATAGTGATCTTACTCctggtgatgttaaccttgacCTTCAAGTTTAGGTGGTATTTGTTTGGCAGGTTTCTCCACTGGGATGTTACTATCTTTCTCTTTAATTAGTAAAAATTTGGGGAAGGTACTTGGAGAATATACAAATACCCTGTATCTCCTTAAACTTGCACAAACTATTTTTAGCATTCATCAGTAGATCCTGCCTGCAGCAATTGCTACTAGAGTGTTCTAATagtcatttttcatttccctcatttcttctacatttatgAATTGGAAGTTTGTAAGAAAGGGTTGTTGTCCCTTCTTCTCATTGATTTGCTGATTCAAtcctttatttatattattatggactcagatatttatttatactttgggttatcaTCAAATACTatcattattggggcgcctgggtggctccgtcggttgggcggccgacttcggctcaggtcacgatctcgcggtccgtgagttcgagccccgcgtcgggctctgggctgacggctcggagcctggagcctgtttcggattctgtgtctccctctctctctgcccctccccggctcgcactctgcctctctctctctctctctcaaaaattaataaacattaaaaaataatttaaaaaaaatactatcattatttattttactgctcAAATTGTTTCAGGTTTGTCTTTGGGAGTGCGTTCAGGTTAGCTCCCATGttcttataatacttttttttttttttggtacttccttattttctggcacCACGGATGTTCCAGGCCCATTGTGTGTTTTCCCTTTCCCAGATCTGGAATCAACCATGTTTCTTAGGAGCCCTTTGAAACCATGTTTCAAATCAACCAGGTTTCTTAGAACCATGTTTCTAAATACCACCCTCTTTGAGgagtggtatttagaaaccaagacctGGGTGTTGTGTGAGCTTATTGCTAGAGGGGTGTCATTGTTTCCAGACCTTCTCAGCAGGCAGGGTTTGGAAATCATAAATGTATCAAAAGTCATGTATacacctctgtctctgtctcttcttgtctATCTATGTAtacacctctgtctctctttttgtctatctatcatctaccatTTGTCCATCTATAAAAATCAAACACGCATACATTTATTTTGCtaactctgtttcttttttttttttaattttttttaacttttatttatttttgagacagagagagacagagcatgaacgggggaggggcagagagagggagacacagaatccgaaacaggctccaggctctgagccgtcagcccagagcccgactcggggctcgaactcacggaccgcgagatcgtgacctgagccgaagtcggccgctcaaccgactgagccacccaggcgccccttgctaaCTCTGTTTCTAATGCAGAACCAAAGGGTTCATTCTAGCATCCCCCCTTCACTTGCTTGCTCGCTATCTCTGACAGTGGAAAATATGGTGTCATTAGCCACCAcgtatctacttatttatttgtctctAGTATACAGGTAACTTCATTTTAGATACATGCATTTTTTGACACTTAGAATTTCTAACATCACTAGAGAGTTTTTGAATCGTTAACTTTGTGTTTGAGAGTATGTCACTTTCCTTTGTGTTTAATTGTAAAGACTCACAGATAGAGCCATTTGTTTTCTGAACGTTAACACTTTTGGAGGTCAATGCCTTGTGTTATATTTAAGCTCGGTTTCCCAAGGCCTCACCAGTGAACTTAAATGTCCTGAACACATGCCTCCATCTGCTCGTGGAGGATTCCAGCTCCTCTTAAAGACCTTCCTCCCTGGCCCTGGTGGAGTCTCACATGTGCTTGAGACCAGATGTGAACCTGCTGGGTTCTGCTGGTCTGCTGAGCCCCACGGATGCCCCAGACGTTCTTAGACACGGCTGGACAATGTCACAGATACCTTAGAGTCCATGTGGTTTCGTTTCCTCAGGCTCTGGTGAGGTAAGGGAAGACAGTGTTCCTTTGAATTTCACTCTATTACCAGGGGCCCAGCGCACGACTGCTTGTGCCTCTAGAGCCCTATAGagctttctttgttcctttattgTACCCTCAGCATTCCTACCTCCTCTGTGCCTTACATGGGACCACTGTGTGAATCCACAGGGATTGCACTGAAAGACAAATGGGAGTAACATGCTTGGGTGGGAAGGAGATGACCACCACCCTAACTCCTCCTATCTGCACCTATGGCAGGCTGTCAATCAATtgcatctctctttctccctgggcCCTGTTGCAGCCAAGGAATCTCTCCTTATACCA is a genomic window containing:
- the NSG2 gene encoding neuronal vesicle trafficking-associated protein 2, translated to MVKLNSNPSEKGTKPPSVEDGFQTVPLITPLEVNHLQLPAPEKVIVKTRTEYQPEQKNKGKFRVPKIAEFTVTILVSLALAFLACIVFLVVYKAFTYDHSCPEGFVYKHKRCIPASLDAYYSSQDPNSRSRFYTVISHYSVAKQSTARAIGPWLSAAAVIHEPKPPKTQGH